A part of Desulfomicrobium baculatum DSM 4028 genomic DNA contains:
- a CDS encoding FAD-binding oxidoreductase: MISTSLLTEFTNLLGKENVLESESDRHSYSYDAAVLDAVIPELVLRPTNSEQLGKTVALCNENKLPMTVRGAGTNLSGGTIPTKEHGVVILTNGLNKILEINEQDLYAVVQPGVVTAKFAAEVAKRGLFYPPDPGSQAVSTLGGNVSENAGGLRGLKYGVTKDYVMGVNFWNAEGEYIKSGGKTVKCVTGLNIAQLMVGSEGTLGVFDEIILKLVPPPVASKAMLAEFDDIAKASETVAAIIANKIVPCTLELLDNATINYVEDFTKAGLPRDAAAILLIEVDGGHIALVEDDAEKVVEICKKHGARRVQMAKDAAEKNKLWEARRNALPALARARPTTVLEDATVPRSQIPAMITAINNIGAKYKLQIGTFGHAGDGNLHPTILTDKRDKEEFHRVEQAVDEIFDVALSLGGTLSGEHGIGTAKSKWLEKETSKATIIYSRRLKKAVDPNYLLNPGKIIGG, translated from the coding sequence ATGATTTCGACGAGTCTGCTCACTGAGTTCACAAACCTGCTGGGCAAAGAAAATGTCCTCGAGAGCGAGTCCGACCGGCATTCCTATTCATACGATGCCGCAGTGCTTGACGCGGTCATCCCGGAGCTGGTTTTGCGTCCGACAAACAGCGAGCAGCTGGGCAAAACCGTGGCTCTGTGCAACGAGAACAAGCTGCCCATGACCGTTCGCGGCGCCGGCACCAACTTGAGCGGCGGCACCATTCCCACCAAGGAACATGGCGTCGTCATTCTGACCAACGGTCTCAATAAAATTTTGGAAATCAACGAACAGGACCTCTACGCCGTGGTTCAGCCCGGCGTGGTCACCGCCAAGTTTGCGGCCGAAGTGGCCAAACGCGGCCTGTTCTATCCGCCGGATCCGGGCTCCCAGGCTGTCTCCACCCTGGGCGGCAACGTCAGCGAGAACGCCGGCGGCCTGCGCGGACTCAAATACGGCGTGACCAAAGACTACGTCATGGGCGTCAATTTCTGGAACGCCGAGGGCGAATACATCAAATCCGGCGGCAAGACCGTCAAATGCGTCACGGGCCTCAATATCGCCCAGCTCATGGTCGGTTCCGAAGGGACCCTTGGCGTCTTCGACGAGATCATCCTGAAGCTCGTTCCGCCGCCAGTCGCCTCCAAGGCCATGCTCGCCGAATTCGACGACATCGCCAAGGCTTCCGAAACGGTCGCGGCCATCATCGCCAACAAGATCGTACCCTGCACCCTTGAGCTTCTGGACAATGCGACCATCAACTACGTCGAAGACTTCACCAAGGCCGGCCTGCCGCGCGACGCCGCAGCCATTCTGCTGATCGAGGTCGACGGCGGGCATATCGCCCTAGTCGAGGACGACGCCGAGAAAGTGGTCGAAATCTGCAAGAAGCACGGCGCTCGCCGTGTACAGATGGCCAAGGACGCCGCCGAGAAGAACAAGCTCTGGGAAGCCCGCCGCAACGCGCTGCCCGCTTTGGCCCGCGCCCGTCCGACCACCGTGCTCGAAGACGCCACCGTGCCGCGCAGCCAGATCCCGGCCATGATCACGGCCATCAACAATATCGGCGCCAAGTACAAGCTGCAGATCGGGACCTTCGGCCATGCCGGTGATGGAAACCTGCACCCGACCATCCTGACCGACAAGCGTGACAAGGAAGAATTCCATCGCGTGGAGCAGGCCGTTGACGAGATCTTCGACGTGGCCCTGTCTCTGGGCGGCACCCTGTCCGGCGAGCACGGCATCGGTACGGCCAAGTCCAAGTGGCTGGAGAAGGAAACCTCCAAGGCGACCATCATTTACTCGCGCAGGCTCAAGAAAGCAGTGGATCCCAATTACCTGCTCAATCCCGGCAAAATCATCGGAGGCTAG
- a CDS encoding (Fe-S)-binding protein: MTADVHQLAKMLHELDDQMVACMKCGMCQAVCPVFAETMNEGDVARGKIALLENLSHEMIKDPEGVQEKLNMCLLCGSCAANCPSGVKVLDIFLKARVIVNTYMGLPAVKKAIFQGLLTKPGVFNSVMDLASKFQGVFTKPANEVIGSSCSRIDLAAIEGRHFMPLAKKSLRKLEPSRNTRPGKSGYRVAFFPGCVIDKIFPHVGQAVLKALTHHEVGIYMPTGQACCGIPALASGDKGSFDKLVKRNLEIFEKENFDYLLTACATCTATMHELWPLMSGDKTQSMQDRIAAMSAKVMDVNQFMVDVLKVSMPVSGHGTKVTYHDPCHLKKSMKVFEQPRALLKSNPNVELVEMADADRCCGCGGSFNLQHYSVSKSIGDQKRDNIVASGAQVVATGCPACMLQISDMLSQHKDQIAVKHVMEIYAETL; this comes from the coding sequence ATGACTGCAGACGTACATCAACTGGCCAAAATGCTGCATGAACTCGACGACCAGATGGTCGCGTGCATGAAGTGTGGCATGTGCCAGGCGGTATGCCCGGTGTTTGCCGAAACCATGAATGAGGGGGATGTGGCCCGGGGCAAGATCGCGCTCCTGGAAAACCTGTCCCATGAAATGATCAAGGACCCCGAAGGCGTTCAGGAAAAGCTCAACATGTGCCTCTTGTGCGGCTCATGCGCGGCCAACTGTCCCAGCGGCGTGAAAGTGCTGGACATCTTCCTGAAAGCCCGCGTCATCGTGAATACGTACATGGGCTTGCCCGCAGTCAAGAAGGCCATTTTCCAGGGTCTTTTGACCAAGCCCGGCGTGTTCAATTCCGTGATGGACCTGGCTTCCAAGTTCCAGGGCGTGTTCACCAAGCCCGCCAACGAAGTCATCGGATCGTCCTGTTCACGTATCGATCTGGCTGCCATCGAAGGCCGCCATTTCATGCCTCTGGCCAAGAAGTCCTTGCGCAAGCTGGAGCCGTCCCGCAACACCCGCCCTGGCAAGAGCGGATACCGCGTGGCCTTTTTTCCGGGCTGCGTCATCGACAAGATATTCCCGCATGTCGGGCAGGCCGTGCTCAAGGCTCTGACGCATCATGAGGTTGGCATCTACATGCCGACAGGGCAGGCTTGCTGCGGTATCCCGGCTCTGGCTTCGGGCGACAAGGGGTCTTTTGACAAGCTTGTGAAGCGTAATCTGGAGATCTTTGAAAAAGAGAACTTCGATTATCTGCTCACTGCCTGCGCGACCTGCACGGCGACCATGCATGAACTGTGGCCGCTCATGTCCGGGGACAAGACCCAGAGCATGCAGGATCGCATCGCGGCCATGTCGGCCAAGGTCATGGACGTGAACCAGTTCATGGTTGACGTGCTGAAGGTCTCCATGCCTGTCAGCGGACACGGGACCAAGGTCACGTATCATGATCCCTGTCACCTCAAAAAATCCATGAAGGTTTTTGAACAGCCCCGTGCGCTCTTGAAGTCCAACCCGAACGTGGAGCTTGTTGAGATGGCCGATGCGGACCGCTGCTGCGGTTGCGGCGGCAGCTTCAACCTGCAGCACTACAGCGTATCGAAGAGTATCGGCGACCAGAAACGGGACAATATCGTTGCTTCCGGAGCTCAGGTAGTGGCCACAGGATGCCCGGCGTGCATGCTGCAGATTTCCGACATGCTTTCACAGCACAAGGATCAGATCGCAGTCAAACACGTCATGGAAATCTACGCGGAAACGCTTTAA
- the pta gene encoding phosphate acetyltransferase — MARNLYITATESRSGKSAIVLGVMQMLLRDIRRVGFFRPIINDVPDRKDHDIDLVLSQFYLGLQYSETYALTMQQAKELVNAGQHSLLIEKVINKYKELESKCDFVLLEGTDFEGTSPAFEFDINADIAANLGSPLLVISNACQKTEHEIISSTKLAVESFADKAVDILGVVINRTDVPDREALRIALKKSMNKPDTLLYIIPEVAILGKPTVGDVMKWVGAEVLYGKENLGAQVDDIVVAAMQIENFLNYIERGSLVVTPGDRSDIVVSSLASRQSSSYPDISGILLTGGIRPGKSVDRLIEGWTGVPVPVLLGKEATFQTARRLYNMYGKIEPGDQKKIASALGVFEENVATDELRQRLDTRKSTKVTPQMFEYGLIEKAKKHKQHIVLPEGGDDRILRAADILLRRGVVDLTILGDPKSIASMTSQLGLSLTGVNIVDPGVSPDYNDYVSTFMDLRKKKGVSKEVACDCMVDPTYFGTMMVYKGQADGMVSGAINTTAHTIRPAFQIIKTKPGASIVSSVFLMCLKDRVLVFGDCAVNPNPTAPQLAEIALNSAETARIFGVEPRVAMLSYSTGDSGAGGDVDVVIEATRIAREKAPSLLLEGPLQYDAAIDPEVGAKKLPGSQVAGRATVFIFPDLNTGNNTYKAVQRAANAVAIGPVLQGLNKPVNDLSRGCSVADIVNTVAITAIQAQAEKGLI, encoded by the coding sequence ATGGCCAGAAATCTATACATAACGGCAACGGAATCTCGAAGCGGAAAATCAGCCATCGTTCTGGGCGTCATGCAAATGCTCCTGCGCGACATTCGTCGGGTCGGTTTTTTCCGGCCCATCATCAATGATGTTCCCGACCGCAAGGACCACGATATCGACCTTGTCCTGTCCCAGTTCTATCTGGGCCTGCAGTACAGCGAGACCTACGCGCTGACCATGCAGCAGGCCAAGGAACTGGTCAACGCGGGCCAGCACTCCCTGCTCATTGAAAAGGTCATCAACAAATACAAGGAACTGGAGAGCAAGTGCGATTTCGTGCTGCTCGAAGGCACGGATTTCGAAGGAACGAGCCCCGCGTTCGAGTTCGACATCAACGCAGACATCGCCGCCAATCTGGGCAGTCCGCTCCTGGTCATATCCAACGCCTGTCAGAAGACCGAGCACGAGATCATAAGCTCGACCAAGCTTGCGGTGGAATCTTTCGCCGACAAGGCCGTGGACATTCTGGGCGTGGTCATCAACCGCACCGACGTTCCGGACCGCGAAGCACTGCGTATCGCCCTCAAGAAGTCCATGAACAAGCCGGACACCCTGCTCTACATCATCCCCGAGGTGGCCATTCTGGGCAAGCCCACGGTGGGCGACGTCATGAAGTGGGTCGGGGCGGAAGTGCTTTATGGCAAGGAGAATCTGGGCGCGCAGGTCGACGATATCGTCGTGGCCGCCATGCAGATCGAAAATTTCCTGAATTACATTGAACGCGGCAGCCTCGTCGTCACCCCCGGCGACCGCTCGGACATCGTCGTCAGCAGCCTGGCCTCGCGGCAGTCGTCGTCCTATCCCGACATTTCCGGCATCCTGCTGACCGGCGGCATCCGTCCCGGCAAGAGCGTGGACCGGCTCATCGAGGGCTGGACCGGCGTGCCCGTGCCCGTGCTGCTCGGCAAGGAGGCCACCTTCCAGACCGCGCGCCGCCTCTACAACATGTACGGCAAGATCGAGCCGGGCGATCAGAAGAAGATCGCCTCGGCCCTCGGCGTGTTCGAAGAGAACGTGGCCACGGATGAGCTACGCCAGCGCCTCGACACCCGCAAATCGACCAAGGTCACTCCGCAGATGTTCGAATACGGCCTCATCGAGAAGGCCAAGAAGCACAAACAGCATATCGTTCTGCCTGAAGGCGGCGATGACCGCATCCTGCGTGCCGCCGATATCCTGCTGCGTCGCGGCGTGGTCGACCTGACGATTCTGGGCGACCCCAAGTCCATCGCTTCCATGACGTCACAGCTCGGTCTCAGCCTGACCGGCGTGAACATCGTCGACCCGGGCGTTTCTCCCGATTACAACGATTATGTCTCCACCTTCATGGATTTGCGCAAGAAAAAGGGCGTATCCAAGGAAGTGGCCTGCGATTGCATGGTCGACCCGACCTATTTCGGCACCATGATGGTCTACAAGGGCCAGGCCGACGGCATGGTCTCCGGCGCCATCAATACCACAGCCCACACCATTCGTCCGGCCTTCCAGATCATCAAGACCAAGCCCGGCGCGTCCATCGTGTCGAGTGTGTTCCTGATGTGCCTGAAAGACCGTGTCCTGGTTTTCGGCGACTGCGCCGTGAATCCCAACCCCACTGCGCCGCAACTGGCCGAGATCGCCCTGAACTCTGCCGAGACGGCCCGTATTTTCGGAGTTGAGCCGCGCGTGGCCATGTTGTCGTATTCCACCGGCGATTCCGGGGCGGGAGGAGACGTGGACGTGGTCATCGAGGCGACCCGCATCGCTCGCGAAAAGGCTCCGAGCCTGCTTCTTGAAGGCCCGCTGCAGTATGACGCGGCCATCGACCCCGAAGTCGGCGCCAAGAAGCTGCCGGGCAGCCAGGTCGCGGGCCGGGCCACGGTCTTCATCTTTCCGGATTTGAACACCGGCAACAACACCTACAAGGCCGTGCAGCGCGCCGCCAACGCCGTGGCCATCGGGCCGGTTCTACAGGGTCTCAACAAGCCCGTGAATGATTTGAGCCGTGGCTGCTCCGTCGCCGACATCGTCAACACCGTGGCCATCACGGCCATTCAGGCCCAGGCCGAAAAAGGTTTAATATAG
- a CDS encoding acetate kinase, with amino-acid sequence MKIFVVNSGSSSLKYQLLDMDSGVVMTTGLVERIGDAMGKVSQKSWPGTEREAEVEREVAFPDHRAAMHTVVELVTGADTGVIASSAEIDAIGHRVVQGGETLFKSTLIDDDVVEKIRENCHLSPLHNPANLVGIEVARELFAGVPQVAVFDTEFHQTMPAEAFMYPIPYELYEELKIRRYGFHGTSHRYVAQQAAAMLGKAEDDVNLVTLHLGNGCSMAAVRGGKCIDTSMGLTPLAGVMMGTRSGDIDPAILPFLMKEKGLSMDEVDSILNKQSGLKGICGMNDMRDIHAAAEKGDKKAALAVDMFVYRIKKYIGAYYAVTGPLDALVFTAGIGENDEIVRARVCANLEHLGISIDPARNAGRKKVATAVQADGSKVAILVIPTNEELAIAKATLSVLK; translated from the coding sequence ATGAAGATATTTGTAGTCAATTCCGGGAGTTCCTCCCTCAAATACCAGCTTCTCGACATGGACAGCGGCGTGGTCATGACCACCGGCCTGGTGGAGCGCATTGGCGACGCCATGGGCAAGGTCAGCCAGAAGTCCTGGCCGGGCACCGAGCGTGAGGCCGAAGTCGAGCGCGAAGTGGCTTTCCCCGACCATCGCGCGGCCATGCACACCGTGGTCGAGCTGGTCACCGGCGCGGACACGGGCGTCATTGCGTCCTCCGCTGAAATCGACGCCATCGGGCACCGCGTTGTCCAGGGCGGCGAGACCCTGTTCAAGAGCACGCTCATCGATGACGATGTGGTCGAGAAGATCCGCGAAAACTGCCACCTGTCCCCCCTGCACAATCCGGCCAACCTGGTCGGCATCGAGGTCGCCCGCGAGCTTTTCGCCGGTGTGCCGCAGGTGGCCGTGTTCGACACCGAATTTCATCAGACCATGCCGGCCGAAGCCTTCATGTACCCGATCCCCTACGAGCTCTATGAAGAACTGAAAATCCGCCGTTACGGCTTCCACGGCACCTCGCACCGCTATGTCGCGCAGCAGGCGGCCGCCATGCTCGGCAAGGCCGAAGATGATGTGAATCTGGTCACCCTGCACCTGGGCAACGGCTGCAGCATGGCTGCCGTGCGCGGCGGCAAGTGCATCGACACCTCCATGGGCCTGACCCCTCTGGCGGGGGTTATGATGGGCACCCGCAGCGGCGACATCGATCCCGCTATCCTTCCTTTTCTCATGAAGGAGAAGGGTCTCTCCATGGATGAGGTCGACTCCATCCTGAACAAGCAGAGCGGCCTCAAGGGCATCTGCGGCATGAACGACATGCGCGACATCCACGCCGCGGCGGAAAAGGGCGACAAGAAGGCTGCCCTGGCCGTGGACATGTTTGTCTACCGCATCAAGAAATACATCGGCGCCTACTACGCCGTGACCGGTCCCCTGGACGCTCTGGTCTTCACCGCCGGCATCGGCGAGAATGACGAGATTGTCCGCGCCCGTGTCTGCGCAAATCTCGAGCATCTGGGTATCAGCATCGATCCCGCCCGCAACGCCGGACGCAAGAAAGTCGCCACGGCGGTACAGGCGGACGGCAGCAAGGTTGCCATCCTCGTTATCCCCACTAACGAGGAGCTGGCCATCGCCAAGGCCACGTTAAGCGTCCTGAAGTAG
- a CDS encoding YdgA family protein, whose amino-acid sequence MKKFLFFLIVLALGAYAGAAYMFGGQAREQYFSALEKYERYGFFSLANQSYERGFFTSTAQTVVELRVPEGLADSNANETVSFVVSHDLRHGPLTGEGADFFRKPGLMRVVSTVEPLATDQMSQGLFSRIPELAQATSEVLVGFDGEVAGDVLVPAIDRTIDGEHVVWGGLALQGEYVPLTRSVRGEVTMPSLMVKTGDGTMELEALSSDFDLVEVLPLVYAGQVDAGISAMNFIPAEGDAVRVRNLRISSNSSCDGSLYNYAQVLGVESVSVSGATYGPASCELAGKNIDAAAMSEFQISLQQLYHSMTDTDSEIFFDQVGELYAGLFTKILAGKPELHMPLLQVTTPMGEFTGAFSVKLLSPVADTTLNPLLLLQHLEADAKMAAHEELLKGLLRIALEKEHVEGDLETVVQQRYAEQIEPLLARNLIVREDGSIKTQAMFSQGRLTVNGQDMPLF is encoded by the coding sequence GTGAAAAAGTTTTTGTTTTTTTTGATCGTCCTTGCCCTTGGAGCTTATGCGGGAGCCGCATACATGTTCGGAGGCCAGGCTCGGGAACAGTATTTTTCAGCTTTGGAGAAATATGAGCGGTATGGCTTTTTCTCACTTGCCAACCAGAGCTACGAGCGCGGCTTTTTCACCTCCACGGCGCAGACCGTGGTCGAGCTGAGAGTCCCCGAGGGGCTGGCCGATTCAAACGCAAATGAGACAGTGAGTTTTGTCGTCAGCCATGACCTGCGCCATGGTCCCTTGACCGGCGAGGGCGCGGACTTTTTTCGCAAGCCGGGACTTATGCGGGTTGTCAGCACTGTCGAACCCTTGGCCACAGACCAAATGTCGCAGGGCCTTTTCAGCCGGATTCCCGAGTTGGCGCAGGCCACGTCGGAAGTCCTTGTCGGTTTTGACGGCGAGGTCGCGGGCGATGTGCTCGTTCCCGCCATCGACCGGACCATCGATGGCGAACATGTCGTCTGGGGCGGTCTTGCCCTGCAGGGCGAATATGTTCCCTTGACCCGCTCCGTGCGCGGCGAGGTGACCATGCCGAGCCTGATGGTGAAGACCGGGGACGGCACCATGGAACTTGAGGCCCTGTCGTCCGATTTCGATCTGGTCGAGGTCCTGCCGCTTGTCTATGCAGGGCAGGTTGACGCCGGCATTTCGGCCATGAACTTCATCCCGGCGGAAGGGGACGCGGTCCGCGTCAGGAATCTGCGCATTTCCTCCAACAGCAGCTGTGACGGTTCTCTCTATAATTACGCGCAGGTCCTTGGCGTCGAAAGCGTAAGCGTGAGCGGGGCGACCTATGGTCCGGCTTCCTGCGAACTGGCTGGCAAGAACATCGACGCGGCAGCCATGAGCGAATTCCAGATCAGCCTGCAGCAACTCTACCACTCCATGACCGATACGGATTCAGAAATATTTTTTGATCAGGTCGGCGAACTCTATGCAGGCCTGTTCACCAAAATACTGGCCGGAAAGCCGGAGCTGCATATGCCGCTCCTGCAGGTGACCACGCCCATGGGTGAATTCACGGGTGCATTTTCAGTCAAGCTGCTGTCCCCGGTCGCGGATACGACGCTCAATCCCCTGTTGTTGCTGCAGCATCTTGAAGCCGATGCGAAGATGGCCGCGCATGAGGAGCTGCTCAAGGGCCTGTTGCGTATCGCTTTGGAAAAAGAGCACGTTGAAGGAGATCTTGAGACCGTGGTGCAGCAGCGCTACGCTGAGCAGATCGAGCCGCTGCTGGCACGCAATCTGATCGTGCGCGAAGACGGCAGCATCAAGACCCAGGCCATGTTCTCCCAGGGCAGGTTGACTGTGAACGGTCAGGACATGCCCCTTTTCTGA
- a CDS encoding PAS domain S-box protein produces the protein MLEKLRERQLEFLVTNSRVSIAANVFNGSLFLAFLYGHLPTFELLLWYGALVLFSVPRLLVVFFFHRLRARLSVVQWSRVLALGTLCSGIIWGLSAPLFFAKLPPLGQAFHILLVGGTLTGAAVYLAHLLPNFVLFAIPQALPMQIILMTQAGDPFFRGMALLFFIFTAMMFIMAFRTNRQFARYTLLQLRNDALMEKLNESEYLFRTLTEHSSMGVLLLDDGRVLYANPAVEAATGYGLDELMGMMIREIVDPEHRGVVDQSTPGSVGQAIGRSEFRIRRKDGTVRWVEYVPALVEFQGRKVVLGACADITDRMLVRQARQENEERYRVLFETASDAMYVVGLDPEGRLDLFRDANVQGCAALGYSLEELLRLGPRDMTHLYELKHAGELQRRLRSDGCAVYDARHVSRDGRFFPVEVSAKLFSHEGKQAVLCIARDISERKEAELRLEAAKKQAEVANQAKSEFLANMSHEIRTPLNGLLGMLQLVRMGDLDAERSQYLDVAMNSGEGLLAVINDILDLSKIESGKFELAPVDFNVHALVQSVGETFRFPARSKGVELIVETDADMPVFIHADQVRIRQILYNLVGNAVKFTLAGEIRISLSMPFQTGNRGQMEIRVADTGVGIPLDQQAALFEPFVQASTAPKTRGSGTGLGLSIVKRIVGFMGGRVRLDSTPGEGTTLTVSVKVGICSQAPTEELPCAFEQTCCPVAGSGLRILVAEDNSVNQLMIVKLLEKLGHTAVCAHDGQEALELLSLAPYDCVLMDIQMPGLDGTEATRMIRRRALSGIDPDVPIIALTAYALSGDRERFLAMGMSGYLSKPVSMAGLSAALSGIVPLARERVTVS, from the coding sequence ATGCTCGAAAAACTTCGGGAGCGGCAGCTGGAATTTCTCGTCACCAACTCGCGGGTTTCCATAGCTGCGAACGTGTTCAACGGGAGCCTCTTCCTGGCATTTCTCTACGGCCATCTGCCGACCTTCGAGCTCTTGTTGTGGTATGGCGCCCTCGTTCTTTTCTCCGTTCCGCGTCTGCTCGTCGTGTTCTTCTTCCACCGGCTGCGTGCGCGGCTGTCCGTGGTGCAATGGTCGCGGGTTCTGGCCCTTGGCACCTTGTGCTCCGGGATCATCTGGGGGCTGTCGGCTCCCCTGTTTTTCGCCAAGCTCCCCCCTCTGGGACAGGCTTTCCACATCCTCCTCGTAGGGGGGACGCTGACGGGTGCGGCCGTCTACCTCGCCCACCTGCTGCCCAACTTTGTGCTCTTCGCCATCCCCCAGGCGCTGCCCATGCAGATCATTCTGATGACCCAGGCCGGAGATCCGTTCTTCCGGGGCATGGCCCTGCTATTCTTCATTTTCACCGCCATGATGTTCATCATGGCCTTCAGGACCAACCGCCAGTTCGCCAGGTACACCCTGCTGCAGCTGCGCAACGACGCGCTCATGGAGAAGCTCAACGAGAGCGAATACCTTTTCCGGACGCTGACGGAACATTCCTCCATGGGCGTGCTGCTCCTCGACGACGGGCGAGTTCTCTACGCCAACCCGGCCGTCGAGGCAGCAACCGGATACGGGCTCGACGAGCTCATGGGCATGATGATCCGGGAGATCGTCGACCCCGAGCATCGCGGCGTAGTCGACCAGAGTACTCCGGGCTCCGTAGGGCAAGCCATCGGGCGGTCCGAGTTCAGAATTCGCCGCAAGGACGGCACCGTGCGCTGGGTCGAGTATGTTCCGGCCCTGGTGGAGTTCCAGGGCCGCAAGGTCGTCCTCGGGGCCTGCGCGGACATCACTGACAGGATGCTGGTGCGTCAGGCCCGGCAGGAGAACGAGGAGCGCTACAGGGTGCTGTTCGAGACCGCCAGTGACGCCATGTACGTGGTGGGCCTTGATCCGGAGGGTCGGCTCGACCTCTTCCGCGACGCCAACGTCCAGGGCTGCGCTGCCCTGGGCTATTCCCTGGAGGAACTGCTGCGTCTGGGACCCAGGGACATGACTCATCTCTACGAGCTCAAGCACGCCGGCGAGCTGCAGCGGCGGCTGCGCAGCGACGGCTGCGCCGTGTACGATGCCCGCCATGTCTCGCGTGACGGACGGTTCTTCCCCGTGGAGGTCAGCGCCAAGCTCTTCAGCCACGAAGGGAAGCAGGCCGTGCTGTGCATTGCCCGCGACATCAGCGAACGCAAGGAGGCCGAGCTCCGGCTTGAAGCCGCCAAGAAGCAGGCCGAGGTGGCCAATCAGGCCAAGAGCGAGTTTCTGGCCAACATGAGCCACGAGATCCGCACCCCGCTGAATGGTCTGCTGGGCATGCTGCAGCTCGTGCGCATGGGCGACCTGGACGCCGAGCGCAGCCAGTACCTCGATGTGGCCATGAATTCGGGCGAAGGTTTGCTGGCAGTCATTAACGACATTCTCGACCTGTCAAAAATCGAGTCCGGGAAGTTTGAACTCGCGCCTGTGGATTTCAACGTGCACGCCCTAGTCCAGAGCGTCGGCGAGACCTTCCGCTTCCCTGCCCGCAGCAAGGGGGTGGAGCTGATCGTCGAGACCGATGCGGACATGCCCGTGTTCATCCATGCGGATCAGGTGCGGATTCGCCAGATCCTCTACAACCTCGTGGGCAACGCAGTGAAATTCACGCTCGCGGGGGAGATACGCATCAGCCTTTCGATGCCATTCCAGACGGGCAACAGGGGGCAGATGGAAATTCGTGTGGCCGACACTGGAGTGGGCATTCCGCTGGACCAGCAGGCAGCGCTCTTCGAGCCCTTCGTCCAGGCCTCCACGGCGCCCAAGACCCGTGGTTCGGGCACGGGACTGGGACTGTCCATCGTCAAGCGCATCGTCGGGTTCATGGGCGGCAGGGTCCGCCTCGACAGTACTCCCGGGGAGGGGACCACGTTGACGGTGAGCGTGAAAGTCGGGATCTGCTCGCAGGCGCCGACGGAGGAGCTGCCTTGCGCCTTCGAGCAGACCTGTTGCCCCGTGGCCGGATCCGGGTTGCGAATTCTGGTGGCCGAGGACAACAGCGTCAACCAGCTCATGATCGTCAAGCTCCTGGAGAAGCTCGGCCATACAGCCGTCTGCGCCCATGACGGGCAAGAAGCCCTGGAACTCCTGAGCCTTGCGCCCTACGACTGCGTCCTCATGGACATCCAGATGCCCGGCCTGGACGGTACCGAGGCCACGCGCATGATCCGCCGCAGGGCTTTGTCCGGCATCGACCCGGACGTCCCCATCATCGCCCTGACCGCCTACGCCCTGTCCGGTGACCGGGAGCGTTTTCTGGCCATGGGCATGAGCGGATATCTCTCCAAGCCGGTCTCCATGGCCGGCCTGTCCGCCGCACTGAGCGGCATCGTTCCGCTCGCCCGTGAGAGGGTCACGGTCTCCTGA